Part of the Arsenicicoccus sp. oral taxon 190 genome, GGATCGCCCGCGCCGTCATCTGGACGGTCCTGCTCGCCGGCACCTTCTACTGCCTCGTGCTGCTGTCCAGCGCGTGGATCCAGCCGTGGGAGAAGGTCGCCGGGATGAAGCTCGGCACGATCGACGCGTTCAAGGCCGCGGGCTACCCGCTGCTCGGGTGGGGCGCCTTCGCGATCGCGATCCTCGGCCTGCTGACAAGCTTCCTCGGGCTCTTCATCGCGACCTCGCGGATCGTCGTGGCGATGGCACGGGCCGGGCTGCTGCCCCCGGGCCTCGCGCGGCTGGACGAGCAGCGCGGCACCCCGCGCAACGCCCTGATCTTCACCGTGATCGTGACGCTGGCCCTCGGCTGGCTCGGCAAGGCCGCGGTGGTGTGGTTCCTCGACACCGGCGGGATCTACCTCGGCGCCGTCTGGATCATGGTCGTCCTCGCGAAGTACGCGCTCCCGCGCCGCTATCCGCACCTCGCGGCGCGCCGGCGGCTGCAGACCTCGTGGATCCCCGCGGTCGGGGCGACCGGCGCCGCGCTCGTGATCGTCATGGCGCTGTGGCCGGGCACCGGCATCTCGCTGGTTTGGCCCGCCGAGTACCTCATCCTCGGGGTGTGGCTCGTCCTCGGCGCGATCCTGTATGCCGTGAGCCGCCCGCTGCCTCGCGAGGAGGGGCTCGACGCGCTGCTCGGGGACTACGCGCAGACGTTGCAGGCGCGGGACCCGGAGGTGACTCGATGAGCCCCGCCCCCGCCCGCTGGCTCGCCGAGCCCGACCCGGCCCTGCTGGACCTGGTCCCGCCGCTGCCCCCGCTGGTGCCGGCGGCCACCGAGGCCGAGGTCGACGCCGTGACGGCGGGAGAGGGCGGCGAACCCTTGGTCGAGCTGCCGCCGGAGCTGCCGCACCGCCACTGCTACGCCGAGCTGGGGATCGCGTCGCTGCCGCGGCAGATGCTGCTGCGCCGCGACGTCGTGCACCGGCTGCTGGTGGCCCAGCGCGACCTGCCGGAGGGGTTCTCGCTGCTGGTGCTGGACGGGTGGCGGACCCCGGCCTTCCAGGCCGACCTGCTGGCCCACTACCGCGAGCAGACGGGCGAGGCGCTCGACGGCTACGTCTCCGACCCGACCTCGCAGACCCGGATGGCGCCGCACACGACCGGCGGTGCCGTCGACCTGACGCTGGCGCATGACGGGGTGGGGCTGGCCCTGGGGACCGACTTCGACAGCTTTGACGACGGGGCCCACCTGCTGGCCCTGGAGTCGGTGGGCGACGACGACGAGGCCCATCGGCGCGTGGCGCGCGACCTGCGGCGTCTGCTCGGGCAGGTGCTGACCGGCGCCGGGTTCGCGCCCTACCCGCTCGAGTGGTGGCACTGGTCCTACGGCGAGCAGCGCTGGGCGGCCCAGCACGGCCATGACCGCACCATCTACGCGCCGGTGGAGGCCCCCTAACGGCGTCGACCGATCCGTGCGCTGCCGTGCACGGTCCAAGCTGCGGCGGGGCAGCACCTTTGCCACACGTGGCGGTGCCCGGTGCGTCCCAGGCGCGGTGGGGCAGCACTTTGGTCACGTGGGGGTGGGGTGGGCGTGGTGGAGGTGCGGTGGGGCAGCAGTTTGGTCGCGTGGGGGTGGGCGTTGGGGCGCGCTCAGCCCCGGGCCGGCGTGGCGGTGTCGTCCGCCGCCGGGGTGAGCGACACGCGCAGCGCCAGCAACCCGCGCACCGCGATCCCGGCGCCCAGGGCCCAGCCCATGAGGTGGCACCACCACGGGTCGGCGATGAAGGCCAGCACCATCGCGGCCAGCACGGGGACCAGCCATCGCAGGGCGCGGACGACATACCCGCCAAAGCTCGGCATGGTCACCCCGGCGCTCTCGGCCACGGACTTGACCATGAAGTTGGGGCCGTTGCCGATGTAGGTGATCGCGCCGCACAGCACGGACCCCAGCGAGATCGCCGTCAGATACAGCTCGGGCACGTTCGCGACGCGGGGCTCGCCGGGCAGCTGCGAGGCCATCTCGAAGAAGGTCGCGTAGGTGGGGGCGTTGTCGAGCACCGCGGACAGCCCGCCGCTGAAGACGAAGAAGGTGACCTCGCCCAGCGGCAGCGAGGGCGCCACCTGCCGCAGGAAGCGCAGCGCCGGGATCATCGTCAGGAAGATGCCGATGAACAAGGCGGCGACCTCGATGATGGGCGCCCAGGTGAAGCCGTTGTCGTCATAGCGGGTCCGCTTGTCGCCCAGCGCGTACGACGCTCCCGCCGCCCCCAGCATCACCAGCTCGCGCCAGGGGACCAGCTGCAGGGCGGTCGCGTGCCCGGACTCGATGGCGTGGGCGTCCACCGACGGCAGGAAGGCGACCGCCGCGACGATCACGACCAGCCAGCCGACGTTGGCCTTGCCGTGCAGCCCGAGCGGCGTCGCGTGGGCGAGATCCGCTTCGAGGTCCGCCGCACGCTCCTGGTGGTAGGCGCGCCGCTCGACGCCGTAGTAGGTGAGCAGCAGCAGCGCGTTGACGAAGACCCACTCGGGCAGGAGCGAGAAGGTCCAGGTGAACGGCACGCCGCGCAGCATCCCGAGGAACAGCGGCGGGTCCCCGAGCGGGGTGAGCAGGCCACCGCAGTTGGCGACCACGAAGATCGCGAACACGACCGTGTGGACCTTGTGCCGCCGGTCGGCGTTGGTGTTGAGCAGCGGGCGGATCATGAGCATGGCGGCGCCGGTGGTCCCGATGAAGCTCGCCAGGACCCCGCCGACCGCGAGGAAGGCGGTGTTGTTGCGCGGGGTCGCCCGGATGTCGCCCGCGAGGAAGAGCCCGCCCGCGACGACGAACAGCGACAGCAGCAGGGTGATGAACTGGGCGTACTCGAGCAGGGCGTGCCAGACGAGCGCGTGCTCGCCGGCGAGGATCACCCGCAGGGCCGTCGGCAGCCCCAGCGCGAGCGCCACCGCCGCCTGCACCTTGGGTCGCTCCCAGTGGTGCGCCGTCACGGGGTGCAGGGGCAGCACCGCGATGGACAGCAGCATCGTCACGAAGGGGATGAGCCCCCACCACGCCACCTGCATGTGACCGCACCTCCTGGTCGGCGAGCCGCCAGTCTAGGGAGGCGATGCCGGTGCGCGCGCAGTGACTCCATCCAGCCTGACGCATGACCATCCGCAGGCGTAAAGCGCCTGAAACATCAACAACACCCAGCCGTGATCTCACGCGCCTAGCGTCCCGGACGTGACCGACCTCCCCACGCCCGCGACCTGCCGCCCCACCGTGATCGGCGTCGCCCGCATCGCCCCGATGGAGCGCGCCCCGCTGCTCGTGCTGATCTCCCGCGCCGGCGAGCAGCTCCGCGGCGTCGACCTGCGCCTCTCCACCCCGCACGCGCTGGCCGGCCACCTCGACGCGGCCTCCGGCGCCCCCACCGTGGTCGTGCCCCTCTCGCTCACCCCCCAGCGCCGGCTCCTGCAGGAGATCCAGGTCGAGCTCGCCCGGTCCCGCAGCGGCGCGATCGTCGCGAACGCCCTGGGGACGGACGGGACGATCGCCAAGGCCCTCGGACGGCGCCTGCTCGACCAAGGCTTCGACTCGCCGGAGGACGTGTGCCTGGTGGTCGCGCCGTTCGGCTGGGAGTCGGAGGTGGAGGTCTCGCTCTCGTGGGCCGGTATGGCGATCCAGGAGCAGACCCCCGCCCGCATCATCCCCTGCCGAGCGGACCGCCTGGAGGAGCAGGTCCGTCATCACCGGTCCCGCACGCGGGGTCACGTCGTGGTGGTGCCGTGGGAGCTGGTGGCCGGGGCGTTCACCGTGCGGCTGCGCGAGACCGTGCAGCACCTGCCCGTGCCCGTCCTCGACCCGGTCGGGCCGACGCGCGAGGTGGCGGCCCGACTGGCGGCGGCGTACCGGCATACGCTCGGACGCGGTCGCCACCAACCCTGGACCACCATGGCCGCCACGGCCTGAGCGCAGGCGTGGGCCCGCGGAGGGCCCGGTCTCGCTCGCCCGGGCCGCCCGCACCAGCGGTCAGGAGGTGGGGAGCTCCCGCTTGAGGATCTTGCCCGTCGCGCCCTTGGGCAGCGCGTCCACGAACGCGATGTGGCGCGGGTACTTGTAGGCGGCGAGGCGCGCCTTGCAGAACTCGCGCAGATCGTCCGCGGTGGCGTCGTCGCCGGCCAGGCCGGACTCGGGCCGCAGGGCGACGAACGCGGTGACCTCCTCGCCGTAGTGCTCGTGCGGCTGGCCGACGACGGCGGCCTCGAGGACGGCCGGGTGCTCGTAGAGCACCTCCTCGACCTCGCGCGGATAGACGTTGTAGCCGCCGCGGATGATCATGTCCTTGGCGCGGTCGACGATGTAGTAGTAGCCGTCGCTGTCCCGCCGCCCAAGGTCCCCGGAGCGGAACCAGCCGTCCTGGATGGCCTCGGCCGTGGCGTCGGGCCGACCCCAGTAGCCGCGCATGATGTTGGCGCCCTTGATGACGATCTCGCCGATCTCGCCCTCGGGCACCGGCTCGCCCTCGGTGGTGCGCAGGTCCATCTCGACGCCCTCGATCGGGGTGCCGATCGAGCCCGGCTTGCGCACCCGCTCCGGGTGGTTGAAGGACGCGACGGGTGACGTCTCGGACAGTCCGTAGCCCTCGAGGATCATCGCGTCGAAGGTCTCCTCGAACGCCCGCAGCACCTCGACGGGCAGGGACGCGCCCCCGGAGATGCAGGTGCGCAGCGAGGACAGGTCGGGGATCTCGCCACCGGCGGCCGTGACGGCCCGCGCGGCCTGCAGCATGGCGGCATACATCGTCGGCACCCCCTCAAAGATCGTGGCACGGTCGCGCTGGATGACCTCGAGCGCCTTGTCGGGCGCGAACCGCGGGATCAGGCTGAGGGTCGCGCCGGCCAGGACCGCGGTGTTCATGGCGCAGGTCATGCCAAAGACGTGGAACAGCGGCAGGCACCCCACGACCGTGTCCTCGGGGGTGAGGCGCAGGAGGGTGCGGCCGCAGACCTCGGCGTTGCTGCGCAGGTTGCGGTGCCGCAGCTCGGCACCCTTGGGGCGTCCGGTGGTGCCGGAGGTGTAGAGGATGACCGCGGTGTCCTCGTCGTCCCGCTCGACCGCCTCGGTGACGGGCTCGGCCGCCGCGAGCAGGCCGGGCAGGTCGGTGACGGGCACGAAGGTCGCTCCCGCCTCCCCGGCTCCCTCGGCGGCGTCGGGCGTCGCGGCGATGATCAGGCGGGCACCGGAGTCCTGCAGGTAGTAGGCCACCTCGCGGGGCTTGAAGAGCGGGTTCATCGGCACGACGACCCCGCCGGCGCGCAGGATGCCGCAGTAGGCGACCACGAACGCCGTGATGTTGGGCAGGCTCAGCACGACAGGGTCGCCGGGACCGACGCCCTGGCTGCGCAACCACCCCGCCGCGAGCGCCACGCGCTGGTCGAGCTCGGCATAGGTGAGCTGCTCCTCGTCCTGCCGGACGGCGATCCGGTCCCCGTGCCGGGACGCGGTGTCGGTGAGGATCTGGGCGAGGTTGGCCATCGGATGCTCCTGGCGTCGTTGCACGGGGCGTGGTCCCCCCCGTGGTCGAGGGTTACCAGAGCGTAGGCGGCGGGGCGTGCGGCGTCCATAGACCGTCCGAGGTCCGGGCGGGATGGTTGTCCCGGTCCGGCGGGCGTGGTGGGATCGGTCGACATCCTGCCGTCGTCGTCGTGCGAGAGGTTTGCCATGACCAGCCCGAGGCACCCCACCACCCCCAGCGCGGATCGCGAGCTGGACATCGTCGTCTACGGAGCGACGGGGTATGTCGGGGGCCTGATCGCGGGCCACCTCGCCCGTCACGCGCCGGACGGCGTGCGGATCGCCCTGGCAGGACGCTCGGTCGGGCGTCTCGAGTCGGTGCGGGCGGGGCTGCCGGCCCGGGCCGCGGACTGGCCGCTCGTGGTGGCCGACTCGGACGACGCGGGGTCCCTGGCCACCATGGCGGTGCGGACCCGTGTGGTGCTGTCCACCGTCGGGCCCTATGCCCGTCACGGCCTGCCGCTGGTCGGTGTGTGCGCCGAGCTGGGCACGGATTACGTCGACCTCACGGGCGAGACCCTCTTCGTCCGCGAGTCGATCGACCGCTTCGAGGAGGCGGCGCGGGAGTCGGGGGCGCGGATCGTGCACTCGTGCGGCTTCGACTCCGTGCCGTCCGACCTCGGGGTGCTGCTCACCGCGGACCAGGCCCACGAGGACGGCGAGGGGACGCTGCTCGAGACGACCCTGCACGTGCGTCGGATGAAGGGCGGCTTCAGCGGCGGGACCCTGGACTCGATGCGCGTGCAGGTCGACACGGTGCGGGGCGACCGGTCACGGGTCCGCACCGCGATCGACCCCTATGCCCTCAGCCCCGACCGCGAGGCCGAGCCCGAGCCGGTCGGCCGGATCGGTCAGGTGTGGCTGGAGCGCAGCGCGGACACCGGGTCCTGGGCGGCGCCGTTCTTCATGGGCACGTTCAACGCCCAGGTCGTGCGGCGCAGCAACGCCCTCGCGGGGTGGGCCTACGGCCGGGGGATGCGCTATCGGGAGGTCGTGGACACCGGGCGCAAGGGTGCCGCGCCGCTCAAGGCCATGGCGATGGCCGCCGTCATGCCGGCGCTGGTGACGGGATTCTCGACGCCTGGGCTGCGGCAGGTGGTGGACCGCGTGCTGCCCTCGCCGGGCGAGGGACCGAGTGAGAAGTCCCGCGCGGCGGGAGAGTTCGCCATGGAGGTGCACGCCACCACCACGACGGGCGCGCGCTACGTCACCACGGTGTCGGCAACGTTCGACCCGGGCTACGACGGCACCGCCGTGATGATCGGCGAGGCCGCGCTGGCGCTGGTCCTGGACGGGCCACGCCTGCCCGGCACCGCCGGCATGCTCACGCCGGCCACGGGGCTGGGCGAGGTCTATGCCGCGCGCCTCGTCGACCAGGGCTTCACGATCGGGACGCGCCGCACCTGACGCCGCACCTGCGGCGACTATGCTCAGTGCTGTCCGCATCCGCGGTCAGGATTGAGGTCTGTCATGGAAGGCATCCGCATCAAGGACGCCGCGGCGCTGCTCGGCGTCAGCGACGACAGCGTGCGGCGGTGGGTCGACCAGGGACGGCTCGCCGCGGTCAAGGACGCGTCGGGGCGTCTCGTCGTCGACGGGCCCGACCTGGCTCGTCTGGCGCGCGAGCAGGCGGCCGCGCTGCCCGACGTGCTGGGGGTCGGCTCCTCGGCCCGCAACCGTCTCGTCGGGCTGGTGACGGAGGTCGTGGCGGACGGCGTCATGGCGGAGGTGTCCGTGCAGTGCGGCCCGTTCACGATGGTGTCCCTGATGAGCCGCCGGTCGGCCGAGACGCTCGGTCTCGAGCCCGGTCGCGTGGCGGTGGCCGTCGTCAAGGCGACCACCGTGATCGTCGAGACCCCGGCAGGGCAGTCATGACCGGCCGTATGCCGACCGCCCGGCGCACTCGGGGGATCCGCACCGCGCTGGGCGCCGCCACGCTGCTGCTCGCGTCGGCCTGCGGCGGCACGTCGCCCGGTGGGGCCGACCCGTCCGGCAGTGCCGTGCCGGGCAGTTCCTCTCCCGGTGGCGCCGAGACCGGCTCCGGCGCAGCGCGTACGCTCACCGTCTTCGCCGCCGCCAGCCTGCGGCAGACCTTCACCCGGCTCGGTGCGGACTACGAGAGGGCCCACCCGGGCGTGACCGTCACCTTCAGCTTCGCCGGGTCCAGCGACCTCGTGGCCCAGCTCGAGCAGGGCGCGCCGGCCGACGTGCTCGCCACCGCGGACGAGCGCACCATGACCAAGGCCCGCGGGGCCCGCCTGCTCGGCGCCGAGCCGCGCGCCTTCGCCACCAACACCCTGACCATCGTCACCCCGCCCGACAACCCCCGGCGGATCACCCGCCTCGCCGACCTCGCGCGGGACGGGGTGGCCGTCGTGGTGTGCGCCCCTCCCGTGCCGTGCGGCGCAGCGACCGAGCGCGTCGAGCGGTCCGCGGGCGTCACGCTCAAGCCCGTCAGCGAGGAGCAGTCGGTGACCGATGTCCTCGGCAAGGTGCGGGCTGGCCAGGCGGACGCCGGTCTCGTCTACACCACCGACGCCCGTGCGGCGGGCTCAGCGGTGGACGTCATACCGCTCCCCGAGGCCTCCGCCGCCGTCAACACCTATCCGATCGCCGTCACCGCGACGGCGGGCGGCGCCGATGCCCAGGCCTTCGTGGACCTCGTCACCGGGCCGCAGGGCCGGGCCGTCCTGGCCCAGGCCGGATTCCAGCAGCCGTGAGCCACAAGGGTGCTCACGTCGTCGCCGGACGGCTGCCGGGGTGGGCCTGGCTGCCGGCGCTGGCGGGCGCGGCCTTCGTCCTGCTGCCGCTGGTCGCGATGGTCGCTCAGGTCGAGTGGGGCCGCTTCGGCGAGCTGGTGACCAGCGAGTCCTCGGTCGCCGCGCTGGGGCTGAGCCTGCGCACCGCGCTCGCCAGCACCGCGCTCTGCCTGGTGCTCGGGGTGCCGCTCGCGCTCGCCCTCGCCCGCACGCGGCTGCCCGGGCTCGGGGTCCTGCGTGCCCTCGTCCTGCTGCCGCTCGTGCTGCCGCCGGTGGTGAGCGGGCTTGCCCTGCTGCTGACCCTCGGGCGACGCGGACTGATCGGTCAGCACCTCGAGCTGCTCGGCGTGCGCGTGGGATTCACGACGACGGCGGTGGTCCTCGCGCAGGCCTTCGTGGCTCTGCCCTTCCTCGTCGTCGCCCTGGAGGGGGCGCTGCGGACGGCGGGGGAGCGCTACGAGGCCGTGGCGGCGACGCTGGGGGCCGCGCCGACGACGGTGCTGCGGCGCGTGACCCTCCCGCTCGTCCTGCCGGGGCTGCTGTCCGGGACGGTGCTGTGCTTCGCGCGCTCCCTGGGCGAGTTCGGGGCGACCCTGACCTTCGCCGGGTCCCTGCAGGGCGTGACGCGCACCCTCCCGCTCGAGGTCTACCTGCAGCGCGAGACGGATCCGGCTGCGGCCGTGGCGCTCTCGCTGGTGCTGGTCGTGGTCGCCGGCGTCGTCGTCGCGCTGGTGCACCGCCCCGCGGGAGGCCCCGTCGGAGGCCGCGCGTGACGGCCCTGCAGGTTCGCGTGGAGATCCCCGAGCGGGGCGTTGCCGTCGACGAGACCTTCGACGGCGCAGGGGTCTCCGCGCTCGTCGGGCCCAACGGCGCCGGCAAGTCCACGGTCCTCGCCGCCGTCGCCGGGCTCCTGCGCCCGCGCCGTTGCCGCGTCGTCCTGGGTGACCGCGTCCTCGTCGACACCGACGCCGGCACCTGGCTGCCACCCCACCGACGCCGCGTCGCGCTGCTCGGCCAGGACCCGCTCGCCTTCCCCCACCTGGACGTGCGGGGCAACGTAGCCTTCGGACCCCGCGCCCAGGGGGTCCCGCGCCGCGAGGCGGGGGCGCGCGCGGACGCGTGGCTCGAACGTCTCGACATCGCCCACCTGGCCGGGCGGCGCGGCTCCGAGCTGTCCGGCGGCCAGGCGCAGCGCGTCGCCCTCGCCCGCGCGCTGGCCTGCCGGCCCGACCTGCTCCTGCTCGACGAACCCCTGTCCGCCCTCGACGTCGAGGTCGCCGCCGACGTGCGTCAGGTGCTGCGAGACCTGCTGCACGGCAGCGACACCCGCGTCCTGCTCGTCACGCACGACCTGCTTGACGTCGTGTCCCTCGCCCACGACGTCGCCGTCGTCGAGGGCGGCCGGGTCACCGAGCGCGGCCCCGCCGTCACGCTGCTCGACGCCCCCCGCAGCGCGTTCGCCGCGCGGTTCGTCGGACGCAACCTCCTGCGCGGCACCGTCATCGCTCCTGGCCAGGTGCGACTGCCCGACGGTCTGGTCGTGCACGGCCGCGGCGACCTGCCCGTCGGCAGCGAGGCGGTGGCCCTCTGCGATCCCGCCGACATCGCCGTGCACGTCGGACCCGTGACCGGCAGCCCGCGGACCGTCATACCGGCCGTCGTCACCGACCTGGCCACCCACGCAGGTGCCGTCCGCCTCTGGGCCTGCACCCCCTCCGGGGTCCGCGTCGGGGCGGACGTCACCCCCCTCGCCTGCGCCGAGCTCGGGCTGCGCGCCGGCACCGCCGTCACCCTCGCCGTCAAGGCCCAGGGCGTGCGCATCCTGCCCGCCCCCTGAGGGTCGGACGGGGTCGGATCAGGGACGACCCTCATGGCGGCGCCCACCGAGGTCTACCAGGCTGGTGCCACACCCACTACCGAGGAGGACCCACGTGGAATCGATCTACGCCACCATGCGCCGCAACGGCCTCACCCGCCCCCGCAGCGGACGCGTCGCCATGGGCGTGTGCGCCGGCATCGGGCGCAAGCTGGGCATCGACGCCAACATCGTGCGCCTCGTCTTCATCGCGTCGCTGATCATCCCCGGGTCGCAGGTGCTGATCTACCTCGCCCTGATGATCCTGATG contains:
- a CDS encoding TOBE domain-containing protein, producing MEGIRIKDAAALLGVSDDSVRRWVDQGRLAAVKDASGRLVVDGPDLARLAREQAAALPDVLGVGSSARNRLVGLVTEVVADGVMAEVSVQCGPFTMVSLMSRRSAETLGLEPGRVAVAVVKATTVIVETPAGQS
- a CDS encoding PspC domain-containing protein yields the protein MESIYATMRRNGLTRPRSGRVAMGVCAGIGRKLGIDANIVRLVFIASLIIPGSQVLIYLALMILMPED
- a CDS encoding APC family permease; the protein is MAELKKTLGFLPLIALGVAGVIGSSWIYTNSAFFEQYGAGGMIFGLALGTLLAACVALAYAELTTLFPRAGGEVVYSFTILGRPASFLTGWMLIGAYVSSLAFYVTAFGLLLGKFMPVMEEHPLYSINGEAVTAPVLIAGVALTLLLFALNWWGVEVGAQVQVVLFAAMVVIGLALVVVGFAAGSPGNFWPPYAADHNALTDTLRFVVPGMTYMAGFGLVAVLAEDANLPPRRIARAVIWTVLLAGTFYCLVLLSSAWIQPWEKVAGMKLGTIDAFKAAGYPLLGWGAFAIAILGLLTSFLGLFIATSRIVVAMARAGLLPPGLARLDEQRGTPRNALIFTVIVTLALGWLGKAAVVWFLDTGGIYLGAVWIMVVLAKYALPRRYPHLAARRRLQTSWIPAVGATGAALVIVMALWPGTGISLVWPAEYLILGVWLVLGAILYAVSRPLPREEGLDALLGDYAQTLQARDPEVTR
- a CDS encoding ABC transporter permease, yielding MSHKGAHVVAGRLPGWAWLPALAGAAFVLLPLVAMVAQVEWGRFGELVTSESSVAALGLSLRTALASTALCLVLGVPLALALARTRLPGLGVLRALVLLPLVLPPVVSGLALLLTLGRRGLIGQHLELLGVRVGFTTTAVVLAQAFVALPFLVVALEGALRTAGERYEAVAATLGAAPTTVLRRVTLPLVLPGLLSGTVLCFARSLGEFGATLTFAGSLQGVTRTLPLEVYLQRETDPAAAVALSLVLVVVAGVVVALVHRPAGGPVGGRA
- the modA gene encoding molybdate ABC transporter substrate-binding protein, translated to MPTARRTRGIRTALGAATLLLASACGGTSPGGADPSGSAVPGSSSPGGAETGSGAARTLTVFAAASLRQTFTRLGADYERAHPGVTVTFSFAGSSDLVAQLEQGAPADVLATADERTMTKARGARLLGAEPRAFATNTLTIVTPPDNPRRITRLADLARDGVAVVVCAPPVPCGAATERVERSAGVTLKPVSEEQSVTDVLGKVRAGQADAGLVYTTDARAAGSAVDVIPLPEASAAVNTYPIAVTATAGGADAQAFVDLVTGPQGRAVLAQAGFQQP
- a CDS encoding long-chain-fatty-acid--CoA ligase, with the protein product MANLAQILTDTASRHGDRIAVRQDEEQLTYAELDQRVALAAGWLRSQGVGPGDPVVLSLPNITAFVVAYCGILRAGGVVVPMNPLFKPREVAYYLQDSGARLIIAATPDAAEGAGEAGATFVPVTDLPGLLAAAEPVTEAVERDDEDTAVILYTSGTTGRPKGAELRHRNLRSNAEVCGRTLLRLTPEDTVVGCLPLFHVFGMTCAMNTAVLAGATLSLIPRFAPDKALEVIQRDRATIFEGVPTMYAAMLQAARAVTAAGGEIPDLSSLRTCISGGASLPVEVLRAFEETFDAMILEGYGLSETSPVASFNHPERVRKPGSIGTPIEGVEMDLRTTEGEPVPEGEIGEIVIKGANIMRGYWGRPDATAEAIQDGWFRSGDLGRRDSDGYYYIVDRAKDMIIRGGYNVYPREVEEVLYEHPAVLEAAVVGQPHEHYGEEVTAFVALRPESGLAGDDATADDLREFCKARLAAYKYPRHIAFVDALPKGATGKILKRELPTS
- a CDS encoding sodium:proton antiporter, translating into MQVAWWGLIPFVTMLLSIAVLPLHPVTAHHWERPKVQAAVALALGLPTALRVILAGEHALVWHALLEYAQFITLLLSLFVVAGGLFLAGDIRATPRNNTAFLAVGGVLASFIGTTGAAMLMIRPLLNTNADRRHKVHTVVFAIFVVANCGGLLTPLGDPPLFLGMLRGVPFTWTFSLLPEWVFVNALLLLTYYGVERRAYHQERAADLEADLAHATPLGLHGKANVGWLVVIVAAVAFLPSVDAHAIESGHATALQLVPWRELVMLGAAGASYALGDKRTRYDDNGFTWAPIIEVAALFIGIFLTMIPALRFLRQVAPSLPLGEVTFFVFSGGLSAVLDNAPTYATFFEMASQLPGEPRVANVPELYLTAISLGSVLCGAITYIGNGPNFMVKSVAESAGVTMPSFGGYVVRALRWLVPVLAAMVLAFIADPWWCHLMGWALGAGIAVRGLLALRVSLTPAADDTATPARG
- a CDS encoding saccharopine dehydrogenase family protein, with product MTSPRHPTTPSADRELDIVVYGATGYVGGLIAGHLARHAPDGVRIALAGRSVGRLESVRAGLPARAADWPLVVADSDDAGSLATMAVRTRVVLSTVGPYARHGLPLVGVCAELGTDYVDLTGETLFVRESIDRFEEAARESGARIVHSCGFDSVPSDLGVLLTADQAHEDGEGTLLETTLHVRRMKGGFSGGTLDSMRVQVDTVRGDRSRVRTAIDPYALSPDREAEPEPVGRIGQVWLERSADTGSWAAPFFMGTFNAQVVRRSNALAGWAYGRGMRYREVVDTGRKGAAPLKAMAMAAVMPALVTGFSTPGLRQVVDRVLPSPGEGPSEKSRAAGEFAMEVHATTTTGARYVTTVSATFDPGYDGTAVMIGEAALALVLDGPRLPGTAGMLTPATGLGEVYAARLVDQGFTIGTRRT
- a CDS encoding M15 family metallopeptidase, producing the protein MSPAPARWLAEPDPALLDLVPPLPPLVPAATEAEVDAVTAGEGGEPLVELPPELPHRHCYAELGIASLPRQMLLRRDVVHRLLVAQRDLPEGFSLLVLDGWRTPAFQADLLAHYREQTGEALDGYVSDPTSQTRMAPHTTGGAVDLTLAHDGVGLALGTDFDSFDDGAHLLALESVGDDDEAHRRVARDLRRLLGQVLTGAGFAPYPLEWWHWSYGEQRWAAQHGHDRTIYAPVEAP
- a CDS encoding sirohydrochlorin chelatase, with translation MTDLPTPATCRPTVIGVARIAPMERAPLLVLISRAGEQLRGVDLRLSTPHALAGHLDAASGAPTVVVPLSLTPQRRLLQEIQVELARSRSGAIVANALGTDGTIAKALGRRLLDQGFDSPEDVCLVVAPFGWESEVEVSLSWAGMAIQEQTPARIIPCRADRLEEQVRHHRSRTRGHVVVVPWELVAGAFTVRLRETVQHLPVPVLDPVGPTREVAARLAAAYRHTLGRGRHQPWTTMAATA
- a CDS encoding sulfate/molybdate ABC transporter ATP-binding protein, coding for MTALQVRVEIPERGVAVDETFDGAGVSALVGPNGAGKSTVLAAVAGLLRPRRCRVVLGDRVLVDTDAGTWLPPHRRRVALLGQDPLAFPHLDVRGNVAFGPRAQGVPRREAGARADAWLERLDIAHLAGRRGSELSGGQAQRVALARALACRPDLLLLDEPLSALDVEVAADVRQVLRDLLHGSDTRVLLVTHDLLDVVSLAHDVAVVEGGRVTERGPAVTLLDAPRSAFAARFVGRNLLRGTVIAPGQVRLPDGLVVHGRGDLPVGSEAVALCDPADIAVHVGPVTGSPRTVIPAVVTDLATHAGAVRLWACTPSGVRVGADVTPLACAELGLRAGTAVTLAVKAQGVRILPAP